One region of Streptomyces sp. CG4 genomic DNA includes:
- a CDS encoding RNA polymerase sigma factor SigF encodes MSPRLDASHTPVATSTPPPEPLDHPIDALDPFEGLPEIPPYDEIGPVDARALSKTLFERLESLEEGTHEYAYVRNTLVELNLALVKFAASRFRSRSEPMEDIIQVGTIGLIKAIDRFELARGVEFPTFAMPTIIGEIKRFFRDTSWSVRVPRRLQELRLDLAKAGDELAQRLDRAPTVPELAEQLGISNDEVVEGMAASNAYTASSLDAQPEEDETEGALADRIGYEDHGLEGIEYIESLKPLIAELPPRDRKILSLRFVANMTQSEIGDELGISQMHVSRLLSRTLVRLRKGLTLEE; translated from the coding sequence ATGTCACCCCGGCTCGACGCATCGCATACCCCGGTCGCGACGTCGACACCCCCACCGGAACCGCTGGATCATCCCATCGACGCCCTCGACCCCTTCGAGGGACTCCCGGAGATCCCCCCGTACGACGAGATCGGCCCGGTCGATGCGCGGGCCCTGTCCAAGACCCTCTTCGAGCGCCTCGAGTCGCTGGAGGAAGGGACGCACGAGTACGCGTACGTCCGTAACACCCTCGTCGAGCTGAACCTCGCGCTCGTGAAGTTCGCCGCCTCCCGCTTTCGCTCCCGCAGCGAGCCGATGGAGGACATCATCCAGGTCGGCACCATCGGCCTGATCAAGGCGATCGACCGCTTCGAGCTCGCCCGCGGCGTCGAGTTCCCGACCTTCGCGATGCCGACGATCATCGGCGAGATCAAGCGGTTCTTCCGTGACACCTCGTGGTCCGTGCGTGTGCCGCGCCGGCTGCAGGAGCTGCGCCTGGACCTGGCCAAGGCCGGGGACGAGCTGGCCCAGCGGCTGGACCGCGCCCCGACGGTCCCGGAGCTGGCCGAGCAGCTCGGCATCTCCAACGACGAGGTCGTCGAGGGCATGGCCGCGTCGAACGCCTACACCGCCTCCTCGCTGGACGCCCAGCCCGAGGAGGACGAGACGGAGGGCGCGCTCGCGGACCGTATCGGGTACGAGGACCACGGCCTTGAAGGCATCGAGTACATCGAGTCGCTCAAGCCGCTCATCGCCGAACTCCCGCCCCGGGACCGGAAGATCCTCTCCCTGCGTTTCGTGGCGAACATGACCCAGTCGGAGATCGGCGACGAACTCGGCATCTCCCAGATGCATGTGTCCCGGCTGTTGTCGCGCACGCTGGTACGGCTGCGCAAGGGGCTGACGCTCGAGGAGTGA